Proteins from a genomic interval of Lelliottia amnigena:
- the ampG gene encoding AmpG protein, which translates to MPNNYLRIFQQPKSAILLILGFASGLPLALTSGTLQAWMTVENIDLKTIGFFSLVGQAYVFKFLWSPVMDRYTPPFLGRRRGWLIMTQVMLLLAIAAMGFLEPSTQLRWMAALAVVIAFCSASQDIVFDAWKTDVLPAEERGAGAAISVLGYRLGMLVSGGLALWLADRYLGWQGMYWMMAVLLIPCIIATVFAPEPSDVIPVPRSLEQAVAEPLKDFFGRNNAWLILLLIVLYKLGDAFAMSLTTTFLIRGVGFDAGEVGVVNKSLGLLATIIGALYGGVLMQRLTLFRALLIFGILQGISNAGYWLLAITDKHMISMATAVFFENLCGGMGTAAFVALLMTLCNKSFSATQFALLSALSAVGRVYVGPIAGWFVETHGWPTFYLFSVFAAVPGILLLLVCRQTLEYTQKTEHFMPRTEYHSAYRFALRLLMAGCLLLALWLVVLIINAATMLELPFEALLLDIGALLAVSGIVTGGVLDFMALRKTQMT; encoded by the coding sequence ATGCCCAATAATTACTTACGCATTTTCCAGCAACCTAAATCAGCCATTCTGCTGATCCTCGGTTTTGCCTCTGGTTTGCCACTCGCCCTCACTTCCGGCACGCTTCAGGCGTGGATGACCGTGGAGAATATCGATCTTAAAACCATCGGTTTTTTCTCTCTCGTCGGTCAGGCTTACGTCTTTAAGTTCTTGTGGTCGCCAGTGATGGACCGCTACACCCCGCCTTTTCTGGGTCGCCGACGCGGCTGGTTAATCATGACGCAGGTCATGCTGCTGCTGGCCATCGCTGCGATGGGGTTCCTGGAGCCTTCCACACAGTTGCGCTGGATGGCGGCATTGGCGGTCGTGATTGCCTTCTGTTCAGCGTCGCAGGATATCGTTTTTGACGCCTGGAAAACGGACGTCTTACCGGCCGAAGAACGCGGCGCAGGTGCGGCGATCAGCGTCCTGGGCTATCGTCTGGGCATGCTGGTCTCCGGCGGATTAGCGCTATGGCTGGCCGACCGATACCTCGGCTGGCAGGGCATGTACTGGATGATGGCCGTGCTGCTAATACCCTGCATTATCGCCACCGTATTTGCGCCAGAACCCAGCGATGTCATTCCTGTTCCGCGATCGTTAGAGCAAGCCGTCGCAGAACCATTAAAAGATTTCTTTGGCCGCAACAATGCCTGGCTGATTTTACTGCTGATCGTCCTTTATAAGCTTGGTGACGCCTTTGCCATGAGCCTGACCACCACATTCCTGATTCGTGGTGTGGGGTTTGATGCGGGGGAAGTGGGTGTGGTCAATAAATCACTAGGACTGCTTGCGACAATTATCGGCGCCCTTTACGGCGGCGTGTTGATGCAGCGTCTAACGCTATTCCGCGCGCTTCTGATCTTCGGCATTTTGCAGGGCATTTCCAACGCGGGCTATTGGCTCCTTGCCATTACTGATAAGCACATGATCAGTATGGCAACCGCGGTGTTCTTCGAAAACTTATGCGGCGGGATGGGGACGGCAGCATTCGTGGCGCTTCTCATGACGCTGTGCAATAAGTCCTTTTCTGCCACGCAGTTTGCGCTCCTCTCTGCCCTTTCTGCCGTGGGCCGCGTTTACGTGGGGCCGATTGCGGGCTGGTTTGTTGAAACACATGGCTGGCCAACGTTCTACCTCTTCTCCGTCTTTGCCGCTGTGCCAGGGATACTTCTTTTATTGGTGTGTCGGCAGACTCTGGAATATACCCAGAAGACAGAGCATTTTATGCCTCGCACGGAATATCACTCTGCCTATCGATTCGCTCTGCGTTTATTAATGGCGGGATGCCTGCTGCTCGCACTGTGGTTGGTGGTACTTATCATTAATGCTGCAACGATGCTTGAGCTGCCGTTTGAGGCGCTACTGCTGGACATCGGCGCGCTGCTCGCCGTGTCAGGTATCGTCACGGGCGGTGTCCTTGATTTTATGGCGCTACGTAAAACGCAGATGACCTAA